In Sander lucioperca isolate FBNREF2018 chromosome 12, SLUC_FBN_1.2, whole genome shotgun sequence, one DNA window encodes the following:
- the sgk2a gene encoding serine/threonine-protein kinase Sgk2 isoform X2, whose amino-acid sequence MAMAHCNLRSPSSSPRDDVNLGPSANPNARPTDFDFLAVIGKGTFGKVLLAKLKADNKFYAVKVLQKKVILKKKEQKNIMAERNVLLKSLKHPFLVRLHYSFQTPEKLYFVLDYVNGGELFFHLQRERCFSEPRARFYSAEVASAIGYLHSLNIVYRDLKPENILLDSQGHVVLTDFGLCKEGVEPEGTTSTFCGTPEYLAPEVLRKEAYDRTVDWWCLGAVTYEMIYSLPPFYSRDVAEMYDGILHKPLPLPPGKSDAVCSLLVGLLQKDQHRRLGAIADFLEIKNHIFFSPINWDDLDHKRITPPYNPNVINR is encoded by the exons ATGGCCATGGCACACTGTAAT CTGCGTTCCCCATCCTCCTCTCCTCGTGATGATGTCAACCTGGGACCTTCAGCAAACCCAAA TGCTAGGCCAACTGACTTTGACTTCTTGGCTGTCATTGGCAAGGGGACTTTTGGAAAG GTCCTGCTTGCCAAGCTCAAAGCCGACAACAAATTCTACGCCGTCAAAGTGCTGCAGAAGAAAGTCATCCTGAAGAAGAAAGAG CAAAAGAACATTATGGCAGAAAGAAATGTGCTGCTGAAGAGTCTCAAACATCCCTTTCTGGTTCGGCTCCACTACTCCTTCCAGACCCCGGAGAAGCTCTACTTCGTCCTCGACTATGTGAATGGCGGAGAG cTGTTCTTCCACCTGCAAAGAGAGAGGTGTTTCTCCGAGCCCAGAGCGAGGTTCTACTCAGCCGAGGTAGCGAGCGCCATCGGCTATCTTCACTCTCTCAACATCGTTTACAG AGATCTGAAGCCAGAGAATATTCTCTTAGACTCTCAG GGCCATGTGGTGCTGACAGATTTTGGGCTGTGCAAAGAAGGTGTAGAGCCAGAGGGAACCACCTCGACTTTCTGTGGGACTCCAGAA TACTTGGCTCCAGAGGTTCTTCGTAAAGAAGCCTATGACAGGACAGTGGATTGGTGGTGTCTGGGAGCAGTGACCTATGAGATGATCTACAGCctg CCTCCTTTCTACAGCCGTGACGTTGCTGAAATGTATGATGGGATCCTCCACAAGCCCCTGCCACTGCCCCCAGGAAAGTCTGATGCCGTCTGCTCTCTGCTGGTGGGTCTTCTGCAGAAGGACCAGCACAGACGCCTCGGGGCCATCGCCGACTTT TTAGAAATAAAGAACCACATCTTT